A part of Candidatus Abyssobacteria bacterium SURF_5 genomic DNA contains:
- a CDS encoding glycosyltransferase — MKILHVYKDYYPPVVGGIEKHIAQVCNHLKKKHEVQVLVCNRGFSTEIEHVDGVRVVKVGQLGRLQSAPIPPAFALWLRRLEADILHFHLPNPTCELSYLLARPPGAVVATYHSDIVRQEFLLRFYSPFLRSFLRKTRLILPTSPVYAEGSLYLREFAHKCRVVPLGVDTHLFDSISPVKEEVNALHVRYGQEFILFVGKLRYYKGLQFLIRAMPRIPVPLVIVGTGPMEDELKGLAILNGVKEKVHFAGEVSDMDLAAYYHACSLFVLPSIYRSEAYGLVQLEAHACGKPVVSTRLGTGVEYVNLHLKTGCVVPPADPDALAAAIESLLNDPKRRQEMGEFARQRVCDEFDLDRMFHKIEDVYQEALESR, encoded by the coding sequence TCCTGCACGTGTATAAAGATTATTATCCCCCCGTTGTTGGAGGGATCGAAAAGCATATCGCGCAGGTGTGCAACCATCTGAAGAAAAAGCATGAAGTACAGGTGCTTGTCTGCAATCGTGGATTCTCCACCGAAATAGAGCATGTGGATGGAGTACGAGTTGTAAAAGTCGGTCAGCTCGGGCGGCTTCAGTCGGCGCCGATACCGCCGGCCTTCGCCCTCTGGCTCAGAAGATTGGAGGCCGACATCCTGCATTTTCACTTGCCGAATCCCACATGCGAACTCTCTTATTTGCTGGCTCGACCGCCCGGAGCGGTGGTTGCCACCTACCACAGCGATATCGTCCGGCAGGAGTTCCTGCTCCGTTTCTACAGCCCATTCCTTCGCTCGTTCCTTCGGAAAACCCGCTTGATCTTGCCCACCTCTCCCGTCTATGCCGAGGGCTCGCTCTACCTGCGGGAGTTCGCGCACAAATGCAGAGTCGTCCCTTTGGGCGTCGACACGCACTTGTTCGATTCGATCAGCCCCGTCAAAGAGGAAGTAAACGCCCTTCATGTGCGCTACGGACAGGAATTCATATTGTTTGTCGGAAAACTGCGATACTACAAGGGACTGCAGTTCCTGATCCGCGCAATGCCGCGCATACCGGTCCCATTGGTCATTGTCGGCACGGGGCCAATGGAAGACGAATTGAAGGGACTCGCCATATTGAACGGCGTGAAAGAAAAAGTACATTTTGCGGGCGAGGTATCAGACATGGATTTGGCGGCTTACTATCACGCCTGCTCCCTTTTCGTGCTGCCCTCCATTTACCGCAGCGAAGCGTATGGACTCGTCCAACTCGAAGCACACGCTTGCGGAAAGCCTGTCGTCAGCACGCGCCTGGGAACCGGAGTCGAGTATGTGAATCTTCATCTGAAAACCGGCTGTGTCGTTCCGCCTGCCGATCCCGATGCCCTTGCGGCGGCGATCGAAAGCCTGCTGAACGACCCCAAGCGCCGGCAAGAGATGGGAGAGTT